In a genomic window of Pseudomonas putida:
- a CDS encoding RNA polymerase factor sigma-54: protein MKPSLVLRMGQQLTMTPQLQQAIRLLQLSTLDLQQEIQEALESNPMLERQEEGDDFDNSDPMADNVEQKPNTEIQEPSYQESTPTVDNLDEGDWNERIPNELPVDTAWEDVYQTSASSLPSNDDDEWDFTTRTSAGESLQSHLLWQLNLAPMSDTDRLIAVTLIDCINNQGYLDETLEEILEAFDPELDIELDEIEAVLHRIQQFEPAGIGARNLGECLLLQLRQLPAKTPWLTEAKRLVTDFIDLLGSRDYSQLMRRMKLKEDELRQVIELVQSLNPRPGSQIESTEAEYVVPDVIVRKDNERWLVELNQESVPRLRVNAQYAGFVRRADTSADNTFMRNQLQEARWFIKSLQSRNETLMKVATQIVEHQRGFLEYGDEAMKPLVLHDIAEAVGMHESTISRVTTQKFMHTPRGIYELKYFFSSHVSTSEGGECSSTAIRAIIKKLVAAENQKKPLSDSKIAGLLEAQGIQVARRTVAKYRESLGIAPSSERKRLM, encoded by the coding sequence ATGAAACCATCGCTAGTCTTGAGAATGGGCCAGCAGCTGACGATGACACCGCAGCTGCAACAGGCCATCCGCCTGCTTCAATTGTCGACCCTGGACCTGCAACAGGAAATCCAGGAGGCCCTTGAGTCCAACCCGATGCTCGAACGCCAGGAAGAAGGCGACGACTTCGATAACTCCGACCCCATGGCCGACAACGTCGAGCAGAAGCCAAACACGGAAATCCAGGAACCCTCCTACCAGGAAAGCACGCCGACGGTCGACAACCTCGATGAAGGCGACTGGAACGAGCGCATTCCCAATGAACTGCCCGTCGACACCGCCTGGGAAGATGTCTATCAGACCAGCGCCAGCAGCCTGCCAAGCAACGATGACGACGAATGGGACTTCACTACCCGAACATCGGCCGGTGAAAGCCTGCAGAGCCATCTGCTGTGGCAATTGAACCTGGCGCCGATGTCCGACACCGATCGCCTGATCGCCGTCACCCTGATCGACTGCATCAACAATCAGGGCTATCTCGACGAAACCCTCGAAGAAATCCTCGAAGCCTTCGATCCGGAACTGGATATCGAACTGGACGAAATTGAAGCCGTCCTGCACCGCATCCAGCAATTCGAACCCGCTGGCATCGGCGCTCGCAACCTGGGCGAATGCCTGCTGCTGCAGCTGCGCCAGTTGCCGGCCAAGACCCCATGGCTGACCGAGGCCAAGCGCCTTGTGACCGATTTCATCGATCTGCTTGGCAGCCGCGATTACAGCCAGCTGATGCGCCGCATGAAGCTCAAGGAAGATGAACTGCGCCAGGTGATCGAACTGGTCCAGAGCCTCAACCCGCGCCCGGGCTCGCAAATCGAGTCTACCGAAGCCGAGTACGTAGTCCCGGACGTGATCGTGCGCAAGGACAACGAGCGCTGGCTGGTGGAGCTCAATCAGGAGTCGGTGCCACGCCTGCGAGTCAACGCCCAGTACGCCGGCTTTGTGCGCCGTGCCGACACCAGTGCCGACAACACCTTCATGCGCAATCAGTTGCAGGAAGCCCGCTGGTTCATCAAGAGCCTGCAAAGCCGCAACGAAACCCTGATGAAAGTGGCCACCCAGATTGTCGAGCACCAGCGCGGCTTCCTGGAATATGGCGACGAAGCCATGAAGCCGTTGGTCCTGCATGACATCGCGGAAGCGGTCGGCATGCACGAGTCGACGATCTCACGTGTGACCACCCAGAAGTTCATGCACACCCCTCGGGGCATCTATGAGCTGAAGTACTTTTTCTCCAGTCACGTCAGCACCTCCGAAGGCGGCGAATGCTCGTCCACGGCCATTCGCGCGATCATCAAAAAACTGGTTGCCGCTGAAAATCAGAAAAAGCCGTTGAGTGACAGCAAGATCGCTGGTTTACTGGAGGCACAAGGCATTCAGGTGGCTCGCCGCACCGTCGCCAAGTACCGCGAATCCCTCGGGATCGCGCCTTCGAGCGAACGCAAGCGGTTGATGTAG
- the lptA gene encoding lipopolysaccharide transport periplasmic protein LptA — MRLVKTLPILLSLGAALGSVSAWALPDDQQQPIRIQADDAQLDDKNGIATYTGDVIITQGSMKVTGNKVTMTRAPNGDIDVVTSVGNLAYFEQLQTAGDTKPVQGWGVTIQYHAQQNRVVLIDRAKVIDKDNNTTQGEKIVYDTVKKLASAGRATGSKVTEARPRIDMVIQPKKKADEQKAQ, encoded by the coding sequence ATGAGGCTCGTTAAAACCCTCCCTATTTTGCTCAGTCTGGGCGCAGCACTGGGAAGCGTGAGCGCCTGGGCTCTGCCGGACGACCAACAGCAGCCAATCCGCATTCAGGCCGACGATGCCCAACTGGACGACAAGAATGGCATTGCCACTTACACCGGCGATGTCATCATCACTCAGGGGTCGATGAAGGTTACCGGCAATAAAGTGACCATGACCCGCGCCCCCAATGGCGACATCGACGTCGTGACCTCGGTGGGTAACCTGGCCTACTTCGAGCAACTGCAGACCGCTGGCGACACCAAGCCCGTGCAGGGCTGGGGTGTGACCATCCAGTACCACGCCCAGCAAAATCGTGTCGTGCTGATCGATCGCGCCAAAGTGATCGACAAGGACAACAACACCACCCAGGGCGAGAAAATCGTCTACGACACCGTCAAGAAGCTGGCGAGCGCCGGTCGCGCCACCGGAAGCAAGGTTACCGAAGCGCGTCCACGCATCGACATGGTGATCCAGCCGAAAAAGAAAGCCGACGAGCAAAAGGCCCAATAA
- the lptC gene encoding LPS export ABC transporter periplasmic protein LptC has product MFSKKLRKTLLLSFIAAIFAAVGYWNISPERFLDKPPAKTTESPIDWYATNTHTLQYLEDGRVQYEMTSERADHVKATDVTLVTKPDLNMYRGTDFPWHVTSDRGEVNPGGTEVELIDNVRIKRTDEKNRDTLITSTRMTVFPQEQYAQTQQPVRIDGAGGVSTGVGMKAYLKESRIHLLSNVRGQYEAR; this is encoded by the coding sequence ATGTTTAGCAAAAAGCTTCGTAAGACACTGCTGCTCAGTTTCATCGCCGCGATTTTCGCCGCGGTCGGCTACTGGAACATCAGCCCGGAACGCTTCCTCGACAAGCCACCGGCCAAGACCACAGAAAGCCCGATCGACTGGTACGCGACCAACACTCACACCCTGCAATACCTTGAAGACGGCAGGGTGCAGTACGAAATGACGTCCGAGAGGGCCGACCACGTGAAGGCCACCGATGTCACCCTGGTGACCAAGCCTGACCTGAACATGTACCGCGGCACTGATTTCCCGTGGCACGTGACCAGCGACCGTGGCGAAGTGAACCCCGGTGGCACCGAGGTTGAACTGATCGACAATGTGCGCATCAAGCGTACCGATGAAAAGAACCGCGACACGCTGATCACCTCCACTCGCATGACAGTGTTCCCGCAGGAGCAATATGCGCAGACCCAGCAACCCGTTAGAATCGACGGCGCTGGCGGCGTATCGACCGGCGTAGGCATGAAAGCGTATTTGAAGGAAAGCAGGATACACCTGCTATCGAACGTAAGAGGACAGTATGAGGCTCGTTAA
- a CDS encoding superoxide dismutase: MAFTLPALPYAYDALEPHIDAQTMEIHYTKHHQTYINNLNAAVEGTEFAEWPVEKLVASVQQLPEKLRAAVINQGGGHANHSLFWEVMAPQGGGKPEGALAKAIDEQLGGLDSFKEAFTKAALTRFGSGWAWLSVTPQKTLVVESSGNQDSPLMSGNTPILGLDVWEHAYYLQYQNRRPEYISAFYNVINWPEVAARYQAALS, from the coding sequence ATGGCTTTTACCTTGCCTGCATTGCCGTACGCCTACGACGCCCTGGAACCACACATCGATGCGCAGACCATGGAGATTCACTACACCAAACATCACCAGACCTACATCAACAATCTGAACGCCGCCGTCGAGGGCACCGAATTTGCCGAGTGGCCGGTGGAAAAACTGGTGGCCTCCGTGCAGCAACTGCCGGAAAAACTCCGCGCGGCAGTGATCAATCAGGGCGGTGGACACGCTAACCATTCCCTATTTTGGGAAGTCATGGCGCCTCAGGGCGGTGGCAAACCTGAAGGTGCCCTGGCCAAGGCCATCGACGAGCAACTGGGTGGTCTCGACAGTTTCAAGGAGGCGTTCACCAAAGCGGCGCTGACCCGTTTCGGCAGTGGTTGGGCATGGCTGAGCGTGACGCCGCAGAAGACCCTGGTGGTGGAGAGCAGTGGTAACCAGGACAGCCCGTTGATGAGCGGCAATACGCCGATTCTCGGTCTGGATGTCTGGGAGCACGCCTATTACCTGCAGTATCAGAACCGCCGCCCGGAATACATCAGTGCGTTCTACAACGTGATCAATTGGCCTGAAGTCGCTGCGCGCTATCAGGCTGCTTTGAGTTAA
- a CDS encoding KdsC family phosphatase, translating to MSTELLQRGKAIKLAVFDVDGVLTDGRLYFLEDGSEFKTFNTLDGQGIKMLMAAGVQTAIISGRKTPVVERRAKNLGIPHLYQGREDKLVVLDELLGQLNLSYEQVAYLGDDLPDLPVIRRVGLGMAVANAASFVREHAHGVTQARGGEGAAREFCELILRAQDRLDAANAAYL from the coding sequence ATGAGCACCGAGCTATTGCAACGCGGCAAGGCAATCAAACTGGCGGTATTTGACGTCGACGGCGTTCTTACCGACGGCCGCCTGTACTTCCTTGAAGACGGCAGTGAATTCAAGACGTTCAACACCCTCGATGGCCAGGGCATCAAGATGCTGATGGCCGCCGGCGTGCAGACCGCCATCATCAGCGGTCGCAAGACCCCGGTCGTCGAAAGACGAGCGAAGAACCTCGGTATTCCGCACCTTTATCAAGGCCGCGAGGACAAACTGGTGGTCCTCGACGAGCTTCTTGGCCAACTCAACCTAAGCTATGAACAGGTTGCCTATCTGGGTGACGACCTGCCTGACCTGCCAGTGATTCGCCGCGTGGGCCTGGGCATGGCTGTAGCCAATGCCGCCAGTTTCGTGCGCGAACACGCTCACGGCGTGACCCAGGCCCGTGGTGGCGAAGGTGCCGCCCGCGAATTCTGCGAATTGATCCTGCGCGCCCAGGACCGCCTCGATGCGGCAAACGCCGCATACCTGTGA
- the ptsN gene encoding PTS IIA-like nitrogen regulatory protein PtsN, with protein sequence MIRLESILTPGRSLVNVPGGSKKKALEQIANLIHREVPDLEMQDVFEALVSREKLGSTGFGNGIAIPHCRLKGCTSPISALMHLDAPIDFDAIDGAPVDLLFVLLVPEAATDAHLELLRQIASMLDRKDVRDKLRGAPSNEALYQVVLDEQNRP encoded by the coding sequence ATGATCCGACTTGAAAGCATCCTGACCCCCGGCCGTTCCCTGGTGAACGTGCCGGGCGGCAGTAAAAAGAAAGCGCTCGAACAAATTGCCAACCTCATCCATCGCGAAGTGCCGGATCTGGAGATGCAAGATGTCTTCGAGGCCTTGGTGTCCCGTGAAAAACTCGGCTCCACGGGTTTTGGCAACGGCATCGCCATTCCACATTGCCGGCTCAAGGGTTGTACCTCGCCTATCAGTGCCTTGATGCACCTGGATGCCCCTATCGATTTCGACGCTATCGATGGTGCTCCGGTCGACCTGCTGTTCGTCCTGCTGGTCCCGGAAGCCGCCACCGATGCACACCTGGAGTTGCTGCGCCAGATCGCCAGCATGCTCGACCGCAAGGACGTACGCGACAAACTGCGCGGCGCCCCGAGCAATGAAGCCTTGTATCAGGTTGTCCTGGACGAGCAAAACAGGCCGTAA
- a CDS encoding HPr family phosphocarrier protein, translated as MPALEIEIINKLGLHARASAKFVGVAGQFKDCTIRVGRTPESTVDGKSIMAMMMLAAGKGTKIHLSTEGEQEQEAMDALVALINNYFDEGE; from the coding sequence ATGCCTGCTCTGGAAATCGAAATCATCAATAAGTTGGGCTTGCATGCCCGAGCGTCTGCAAAATTTGTCGGAGTTGCCGGCCAATTCAAGGATTGCACCATCCGGGTCGGGCGCACGCCGGAGTCCACGGTCGATGGCAAAAGCATCATGGCCATGATGATGCTCGCAGCCGGCAAGGGCACCAAGATCCACCTGAGCACGGAAGGTGAGCAGGAACAGGAAGCGATGGATGCGTTGGTGGCGTTGATCAACAACTACTTCGACGAAGGCGAATGA
- a CDS encoding class II fumarate hydratase: MTKTRIERDSMGELQVPEDALYGAQTQRAVDNFPISGKPMPVQFIRALILAKAAAARANVELKQISESQGKAIVDAAQGLLEGDFMQHFPVDIFQTGSGTSSNMNANEVIATLASRLLGEPVNPNDHVNCGQSSNDIIPTTIHVSAALALHEQLLPALNGLVQVIEHKAGQVHHHVKTGRTHLMDAMPVRLSQVLNGWAQQLKANIGHLQGLQPSLQSLAQGGTAVGTGINAHPEFAARFSRQLSHLTKVEFTPGVDLFALIGSQDTAVAVSGQLKATAVSLMKIANDLRWMNSGPLAGLGEIELEALQPGSSIMPGKVNPVIPEATAMVAAQVIGNDTVITIAGQSGNFELNVMLPIVAQNLLSSIELLANASRLLGEKAIASFKVNESRLKEALSRNPILVTALNPIIGYQKAAEIAKKAYAQGRPVIDVALEHTELSRSQLEELLNPEKLTAGGV; this comes from the coding sequence ATGACCAAGACACGTATTGAGCGCGACAGCATGGGCGAGCTTCAGGTCCCGGAAGACGCCCTCTACGGCGCACAGACTCAGCGTGCGGTAGATAACTTCCCGATCAGTGGCAAGCCCATGCCGGTGCAGTTCATCCGGGCGCTGATCCTGGCAAAAGCGGCGGCGGCCCGCGCCAACGTCGAGCTCAAGCAGATCAGCGAATCCCAAGGCAAAGCCATCGTCGATGCGGCGCAGGGCCTGCTGGAAGGCGACTTCATGCAGCACTTCCCGGTGGATATCTTCCAGACCGGTTCCGGCACCAGTTCCAACATGAATGCCAACGAAGTGATTGCCACCCTGGCCAGCCGTTTGCTCGGCGAGCCGGTGAATCCCAATGATCACGTCAACTGTGGCCAGAGCAGCAACGACATCATTCCGACCACCATCCACGTCAGTGCCGCGTTGGCGCTGCATGAGCAACTGCTACCAGCCTTGAACGGCCTGGTGCAGGTGATCGAACACAAGGCCGGACAGGTTCATCACCATGTCAAAACCGGACGCACCCATCTGATGGACGCGATGCCGGTGCGCCTGAGCCAGGTGCTCAACGGCTGGGCCCAGCAGCTCAAGGCCAACATCGGTCACCTGCAAGGCCTGCAACCCAGCCTGCAATCCCTGGCCCAAGGTGGCACGGCGGTGGGCACCGGTATCAATGCGCACCCCGAGTTTGCAGCGCGTTTCAGCCGGCAGTTGAGCCATTTGACCAAGGTGGAGTTCACGCCAGGCGTGGATCTGTTTGCCCTGATCGGCTCCCAGGACACTGCCGTCGCGGTTTCCGGCCAGCTCAAGGCGACGGCGGTATCGCTGATGAAAATCGCCAACGATCTGCGCTGGATGAACTCCGGCCCCCTGGCCGGTCTCGGTGAAATCGAACTTGAAGCGCTGCAACCGGGCTCTTCGATCATGCCCGGCAAGGTCAACCCGGTGATTCCGGAAGCCACGGCCATGGTTGCCGCGCAGGTGATCGGTAACGACACGGTCATCACCATCGCCGGCCAGTCGGGCAACTTCGAGCTGAACGTGATGCTGCCGATCGTCGCCCAGAACCTGTTGAGCAGCATCGAATTGCTGGCCAACGCGAGTCGCTTGCTGGGTGAAAAGGCCATCGCCAGCTTCAAGGTCAACGAATCCCGGCTCAAGGAAGCGCTGTCGCGAAATCCGATTCTGGTCACCGCGCTCAATCCGATCATTGGCTACCAGAAGGCCGCCGAAATCGCCAAGAAAGCCTACGCGCAGGGCCGGCCGGTGATCGATGTCGCGCTGGAACACACTGAGCTGTCGCGCAGCCAGCTGGAAGAGTTGCTCAACCCGGAAAAACTCACCGCAGGCGGCGTGTAA
- a CDS encoding KpsF/GutQ family sugar-phosphate isomerase — MSQSSDLIQSAQRTIRLEVEAVQGLMPQIDADFVRACEMILASKGRVVVVGMGKSGHIGRKIAATLASTGTTAFFVHPAEASHGDMGMITPDDVILALSNSGSTNEIITLLPLIKRLGIQLISMTGNPDSPLSKAAEVNLNVHVVHEACPLNLAPTSSTTAALVMGDALAVALLEARGFTAEDFAFSHPGGALGRRLLLKVESVMHAGEELPQVQRGTLLKDALMEMTRKGLGMTVILEADGKLAGIFTDGDLRRTLDRPIDIHSVTIDQVMTAHGKTARAEMLAAEALKIMEDHRINALVVVDDEDRPIGAFNLSDLLRAGVM, encoded by the coding sequence ATGAGCCAATCCAGCGACCTGATTCAATCCGCCCAACGCACCATCCGCCTCGAAGTGGAAGCCGTACAAGGCTTGATGCCGCAAATCGACGCGGATTTCGTACGCGCCTGCGAGATGATTCTGGCCAGCAAAGGCCGCGTGGTCGTGGTCGGCATGGGCAAGTCTGGGCATATCGGCAGAAAGATCGCTGCCACCCTGGCCAGTACCGGTACTACGGCATTTTTCGTCCACCCCGCTGAAGCCAGTCATGGCGACATGGGCATGATCACCCCTGACGACGTCATCCTCGCGCTGTCGAACTCCGGCTCCACCAACGAAATCATTACCCTGCTGCCGCTGATCAAGCGCCTGGGCATCCAGTTGATCAGCATGACCGGCAACCCCGATTCGCCGCTGTCCAAGGCCGCCGAGGTCAACCTCAACGTCCACGTCGTGCATGAAGCCTGCCCGCTGAACCTGGCGCCCACTTCCTCGACGACCGCCGCACTGGTCATGGGCGACGCCCTGGCCGTCGCACTGCTGGAAGCACGCGGGTTCACCGCCGAGGATTTCGCGTTCTCCCATCCAGGTGGCGCACTGGGTCGACGCCTGCTGCTGAAAGTGGAAAGCGTGATGCACGCCGGCGAGGAATTGCCGCAAGTTCAACGCGGCACCCTGCTCAAGGACGCGCTGATGGAAATGACCCGCAAGGGCCTGGGCATGACCGTCATTCTCGAAGCCGACGGCAAACTGGCCGGGATCTTCACCGACGGCGATTTGCGCCGCACCCTGGACCGCCCCATCGACATCCACAGCGTCACCATCGACCAGGTCATGACCGCCCACGGCAAGACCGCCCGCGCCGAGATGCTCGCCGCCGAAGCGCTGAAAATCATGGAAGACCACAGAATCAACGCCCTGGTCGTTGTAGACGATGAAGATCGCCCGATCGGCGCCTTCAACCTCTCCGATCTGCTGCGCGCAGGAGTCATGTAA
- the rapZ gene encoding RNase adapter RapZ — MRLIIVSGRSGSGKSTALDVLEDNGYYCIDNLPAGLLPELAERALIHTELLQPLVAVSIDARNLPSHLSRFPELLEEVRNRHIQCDVLYLDADDETLLKRFSETRRRHPLSNANRSLAEAIKDEKLLLDPIADLADLKLDTTNLNLYQLRDSIKLRLLNQPEPGTAFLVESFGFKRGMPVDADLVFDVRCLPNPYWKPELRAQSGLDLPVAEYLAAQPDVEEMFQDISTYLLKWLPRFAASNRAYVTIAIGCTGGHHRSVYLTERLGKALQQSLKNVQVRHRDLS, encoded by the coding sequence ATGCGCTTGATCATCGTCAGCGGCCGCTCCGGCTCAGGTAAAAGTACCGCCCTCGATGTACTTGAGGACAACGGCTACTACTGCATCGACAACCTGCCCGCCGGGTTGCTGCCGGAACTGGCCGAACGCGCTCTGATTCACACCGAATTGCTGCAGCCGCTGGTTGCGGTCTCCATCGATGCCCGCAACCTGCCAAGTCACCTGTCGCGCTTCCCTGAATTGCTGGAGGAAGTCCGCAATCGGCATATCCAGTGCGATGTCCTGTACCTGGACGCCGACGACGAGACCCTGCTCAAACGCTTCTCGGAAACCCGTCGTCGTCACCCGTTGAGTAACGCCAATCGCTCGCTCGCCGAAGCGATCAAGGATGAAAAACTCCTGCTCGACCCCATCGCCGACCTGGCCGATCTCAAACTCGACACCACCAATCTGAACCTGTATCAACTGCGCGACAGCATCAAGCTGCGCCTGCTGAACCAGCCGGAACCCGGTACAGCGTTTCTGGTGGAGTCGTTCGGCTTCAAGCGTGGCATGCCGGTAGACGCCGATCTGGTGTTCGATGTGCGCTGCCTGCCCAACCCTTACTGGAAGCCGGAGTTGCGCGCGCAGTCCGGCCTCGATTTGCCGGTTGCCGAATACCTGGCGGCACAGCCGGATGTTGAAGAGATGTTCCAGGACATCTCCACTTATTTGCTCAAATGGCTGCCCCGCTTTGCTGCCAGCAACCGCGCCTATGTCACCATTGCCATCGGTTGCACGGGCGGGCATCACCGCTCTGTCTATCTGACCGAGCGGCTGGGCAAGGCCCTGCAGCAATCCCTGAAGAACGTCCAGGTCCGCCACCGCGACCTCAGCTAA
- the lptB gene encoding LPS export ABC transporter ATP-binding protein, whose amino-acid sequence MATLKAQHLAKSYKSRQVVRDVSLSIDSGQIVGLLGPNGAGKTTCFYMIVGLVRADQGRVLIDDLDVSHQPMHGRAKAGIGYLPQEASIFRKLSVADNIMAILETRKELDKAGRRRELESLLQEFHISHIRDNLGMSLSGGERRRVEIARALATNPKFILLDEPFAGVDPISVGDIKQIIHHLKAKGIGVLITDHNVRETLDICETAYIVNDGQLIAEGDSETILANNLVKEVYLGHEFRL is encoded by the coding sequence ATGGCAACTCTGAAAGCTCAGCATCTGGCCAAGAGCTACAAGAGCCGCCAGGTCGTGCGTGACGTCAGCCTGTCCATCGACAGCGGTCAGATCGTCGGCCTGCTCGGCCCCAACGGCGCCGGCAAGACCACTTGCTTCTACATGATCGTCGGTCTGGTAAGAGCCGACCAGGGTCGCGTGCTGATCGACGACCTGGACGTCAGCCACCAGCCCATGCACGGTCGCGCGAAAGCCGGGATCGGCTATCTGCCGCAGGAAGCATCGATCTTCCGCAAGCTCTCGGTGGCCGACAACATCATGGCGATCCTGGAGACCCGCAAGGAACTCGACAAGGCAGGTCGCCGTCGCGAGCTGGAGAGCCTGCTTCAGGAATTCCACATCAGCCACATCCGCGACAACCTCGGCATGAGCCTGTCCGGCGGTGAACGCCGTCGTGTGGAAATTGCCCGGGCACTGGCCACCAACCCGAAATTCATCCTGCTCGACGAACCTTTCGCCGGCGTGGACCCGATTTCGGTGGGCGACATCAAGCAGATCATCCACCACCTCAAGGCCAAGGGCATTGGCGTGCTGATCACCGACCACAACGTCCGCGAGACCCTGGACATCTGCGAAACCGCCTATATCGTCAATGATGGTCAGTTGATCGCTGAAGGCGACTCCGAGACGATTCTGGCCAACAACCTGGTCAAGGAAGTGTACCTGGGCCATGAGTTCCGCCTGTAA
- the hpf gene encoding ribosome hibernation-promoting factor, HPF/YfiA family, whose amino-acid sequence MQVNISGHQLEVTEPLRTYIGEKLQRLERHFDKITNVQVTMTVEKLKQKIEATLHIPGNEVVANAEHTDMYAAIDALTDKLDKQLKKHKEKTQSLLQGATGR is encoded by the coding sequence ATGCAAGTCAACATCAGTGGACACCAACTGGAAGTGACCGAACCTCTTCGCACCTACATCGGCGAAAAACTCCAACGACTGGAGCGGCATTTTGACAAGATCACCAACGTGCAAGTCACGATGACAGTCGAAAAGCTGAAGCAGAAAATCGAAGCCACGCTGCATATTCCCGGCAATGAAGTCGTCGCCAACGCGGAACATACCGATATGTACGCGGCGATCGACGCATTGACCGACAAGCTGGATAAACAACTCAAAAAGCATAAGGAAAAGACCCAGAGCCTCCTACAGGGCGCTACCGGTCGTTAA
- a CDS encoding ZIP family metal transporter: MGTETLAIGSGRMFRYAFGSLLVLAGMSLLVAHGLEWLDLESRLSRALQGGAICALGTALGAVPVLVIRRMPQALSDTLLGFGAGVMLAATAFSLIVPGIAAAESLGMAPWAASGLICFGIMLGAFGLFLVDRKVSGSSAQDLIGTQEYPAIAPRIWLFVFAIIAHNIPEGMAVGVSAGGGMPEADSLAMGIALQDVPEGLVIALVLAGAGMSRFKAFLIGAASGLVEPVFAVLCAWLVSLAELMLPLGLALAAGAMLLVVTHEVIPESRRNGHDKLASLGLLVGFCLMMVMDTALG; this comes from the coding sequence ATGGGCACGGAAACTCTGGCGATCGGAAGTGGGCGCATGTTTCGTTACGCGTTTGGATCGCTGTTGGTACTGGCGGGCATGAGCTTGCTGGTTGCGCACGGGCTGGAGTGGCTTGATCTGGAGTCGAGGCTGTCACGAGCATTGCAAGGCGGTGCAATCTGCGCCCTCGGCACTGCGCTTGGGGCCGTCCCGGTGCTGGTGATCCGGCGCATGCCTCAGGCTTTGAGCGATACATTGCTGGGGTTTGGCGCCGGCGTGATGCTGGCAGCGACCGCGTTTTCGCTGATCGTGCCGGGCATCGCGGCTGCGGAAAGTCTCGGTATGGCCCCTTGGGCGGCGAGTGGTCTGATCTGTTTCGGCATCATGCTTGGCGCGTTCGGACTGTTCCTGGTTGATCGCAAAGTGTCCGGTTCATCAGCGCAGGATCTTATCGGCACTCAGGAATATCCGGCCATTGCGCCACGTATCTGGCTGTTCGTGTTTGCAATCATCGCCCATAACATTCCCGAAGGCATGGCGGTGGGCGTGTCTGCCGGTGGGGGCATGCCGGAAGCCGACAGCCTGGCGATGGGCATTGCCCTGCAGGATGTTCCGGAGGGTTTGGTGATCGCCCTGGTGTTGGCGGGGGCAGGGATGTCGCGCTTCAAGGCATTCCTGATCGGTGCCGCGTCAGGGTTGGTCGAGCCGGTATTCGCTGTGCTTTGCGCGTGGCTGGTGAGTCTGGCTGAACTGATGTTGCCGTTGGGCCTGGCGTTGGCAGCAGGGGCCATGTTGCTGGTGGTGACCCACGAAGTCATTCCTGAATCGCGTCGCAATGGTCACGACAAACTGGCCAGCCTGGGGTTGCTGGTCGGGTTTTGCTTGATGATGGTGATGGATACGGCGTTGGGTTGA